One Paracidovorax avenae ATCC 19860 genomic region harbors:
- a CDS encoding ExbD/TolR family protein codes for MAFGTQDDADEVMNEINMTPLVDVMLVLLIIFIITVPVMKHAVPVDLPRASAERENVKPETIRLSVTADGKYHWNETDISDEELEPRLKAEAAKDPQPDLHIRGDKSVRYERVAQAMAAAQRAGVRKIGFVTDPQ; via the coding sequence ATGGCATTCGGAACCCAGGACGACGCCGACGAGGTGATGAACGAGATCAACATGACGCCCCTGGTGGACGTCATGCTGGTGCTGCTCATCATCTTCATCATCACCGTGCCGGTCATGAAGCATGCGGTGCCGGTGGACCTGCCGCGCGCCTCCGCCGAGCGCGAAAACGTCAAGCCCGAGACCATCCGCCTGAGCGTGACGGCCGACGGCAAATACCACTGGAACGAGACGGACATCAGCGACGAGGAGCTGGAGCCGCGCCTGAAAGCCGAGGCCGCCAAGGACCCGCAGCCCGACCTGCACATCCGCGGCGACAAGAGCGTGCGCTACGAGCGCGTGGCCCAGGCCATGGCGGCCGCGCAGCGCGCAGGCGTGCGCAAGATCGGCTTCGTCACCGATCCGCAGTGA
- a CDS encoding GlcG/HbpS family heme-binding protein: MKTKHELEFADVKKIAAAAEAEALRNGWAVTIAIVDDGGHLLSLQRLDGAAPLSSHIAPGKARTAALGRRESKVYEDIINGGRTAFLTAPFIDGMLEGGVPILKDGQCLGAVGVSGVKSSEDAQIARAGIAAIGL, encoded by the coding sequence ATGAAGACCAAACACGAGCTCGAATTCGCCGACGTCAAGAAAATCGCCGCAGCCGCGGAGGCCGAAGCCCTGCGCAACGGATGGGCGGTGACCATCGCCATCGTGGACGACGGCGGCCACCTGCTGTCGCTGCAGCGCCTGGACGGTGCCGCGCCCCTGTCTTCCCACATCGCCCCCGGCAAGGCCCGCACGGCGGCCCTGGGCCGCCGCGAGAGCAAGGTATACGAGGACATCATCAACGGCGGCCGCACCGCCTTCCTGACGGCCCCGTTCATCGACGGCATGCTCGAGGGCGGCGTGCCGATCCTGAAGGACGGCCAGTGCCTGGGCGCCGTGGGCGTGAGCGGCGTCAAATCCAGCGAGGACGCACAGATCGCCCGTGCCGGCATCGCGGCCATCGGCCTCTGA
- a CDS encoding Bax inhibitor-1/YccA family protein — MNDQVTVLGSAGYGVSQEQRQRVLRNTYWLLALSMVPTVLGAWLGVATGITQSLRGGVGLIVFLGGAFGFMFAIEKTKNSAAGVPVLLGFTFFMGLMLSRLIGMVLGFKNGTDLVMTAFAGTAGVFLVMASLATVIKRDLSGMGKWLFVGAMVLLVGSVINVFVGSSAGMMAISVAAIGIFSAYMLYDLKQIIDGGETNYISATLALYLDLFNVFQSLLALLGIMGGERD, encoded by the coding sequence ATGAATGACCAAGTCACCGTTCTGGGCTCTGCGGGCTACGGCGTCTCGCAGGAGCAGCGGCAGCGCGTGCTGCGCAATACCTACTGGCTGCTCGCACTGAGCATGGTGCCCACGGTGCTGGGCGCCTGGCTGGGAGTGGCCACCGGCATCACACAGTCCCTGCGGGGCGGCGTGGGCCTGATCGTCTTCCTGGGCGGCGCCTTCGGCTTCATGTTCGCCATCGAGAAGACCAAGAACTCGGCGGCCGGCGTGCCGGTGCTGCTGGGCTTCACGTTCTTCATGGGCCTCATGCTCTCGCGCCTGATCGGCATGGTGCTGGGCTTCAAGAACGGCACCGACCTCGTCATGACGGCCTTCGCCGGCACAGCCGGCGTGTTCCTGGTCATGGCCAGCCTGGCCACCGTGATCAAGCGCGACCTCTCCGGCATGGGCAAGTGGCTCTTCGTGGGCGCCATGGTCCTGCTGGTGGGCTCGGTCATCAACGTGTTCGTGGGCTCCTCGGCCGGCATGATGGCCATCTCGGTGGCGGCCATCGGCATCTTCAGCGCCTACATGCTGTATGACCTGAAGCAGATCATCGACGGCGGCGAGACCAACTACATCAGCGCCACGCTGGCGCTGTACCTGGACCTCTTCAACGTGTTCCAGAGCCTGCTGGCCCTGCTGGGCATCATGGGCGGCGAGCGCGACTGA
- the rlmD gene encoding 23S rRNA (uracil(1939)-C(5))-methyltransferase RlmD, with translation MSDPTEHPEILQDPSSTPVQGRTDLPPGWLDVTSMDMDAQGVARRPDGKVVFIDGALPFEWVSANTHRKKNNWEQASLTAIHRESPQRVRPGCPHFGLHAGACGGCKMQHLHVGAQVAVKQRVLEDNLWHLGKVKAETVMRPIEGPAWGYRYRARLAVRHVAKKGKVLVGFHERKSRYIADMEVCPVLPPHVSALLMPMRALIASMDARDTCPQIELACGDDVTALVLRHLEPLSEADLDRLRAFAAAHGVQWWLQPKGPDTVHLLEEGGPQLNYALPDFGITMPFKPTDFTQVNPHINRVLVTRALRLLDAGRADRVIDWFCGLGNFTLPIATQAREVVGIEGSEALVARSRENYRKNQDDRPQGQALAPTTFVARNLFEMTPEMLIADGVADKWLVDPPREGAFALAKALADIHQARIGTEDAPALPASAEGWTPPQRIVYVSCNPATLARDAGLLVHQAGYRCVAAGVVNMFPHTAHVESMAVFERA, from the coding sequence CGCCCGGCTGGCTGGACGTCACCTCCATGGACATGGACGCCCAGGGCGTGGCCCGCAGGCCCGACGGCAAGGTCGTCTTCATCGACGGTGCGCTGCCCTTCGAATGGGTGAGCGCCAACACGCACCGCAAGAAGAACAACTGGGAGCAGGCGAGCCTCACTGCCATCCATCGCGAATCTCCCCAGCGCGTGCGCCCGGGGTGCCCCCATTTCGGGCTGCATGCCGGCGCCTGCGGCGGCTGCAAGATGCAGCACCTGCACGTCGGCGCCCAGGTGGCCGTCAAGCAGCGCGTGCTGGAGGACAACCTCTGGCACCTGGGCAAGGTGAAGGCGGAAACCGTGATGCGGCCCATCGAAGGGCCCGCCTGGGGCTACCGCTACCGCGCGCGCCTGGCCGTGCGGCACGTCGCCAAGAAGGGCAAGGTGCTGGTGGGCTTCCACGAGCGCAAGAGCCGCTACATCGCCGACATGGAAGTCTGCCCCGTATTGCCGCCCCACGTGAGTGCCCTGCTGATGCCCATGCGCGCACTGATCGCGTCCATGGACGCGCGCGACACCTGCCCGCAGATCGAGCTGGCCTGCGGCGACGACGTCACCGCGCTGGTGCTGCGCCACCTGGAGCCGCTCTCCGAAGCCGACCTGGACCGGCTGCGCGCCTTCGCCGCCGCGCATGGCGTGCAGTGGTGGCTGCAGCCCAAGGGCCCGGACACCGTGCACCTGCTCGAAGAAGGCGGTCCGCAGTTGAACTACGCGTTGCCGGATTTCGGCATCACCATGCCCTTCAAGCCCACCGACTTCACGCAGGTCAACCCGCACATCAACCGCGTGCTGGTCACGCGTGCGCTGCGCCTGCTGGATGCGGGCCGCGCCGACCGGGTGATCGACTGGTTCTGCGGCCTGGGCAATTTCACGCTGCCCATCGCCACGCAGGCCCGCGAAGTCGTCGGCATCGAGGGCAGCGAGGCGCTCGTCGCCCGCTCGCGAGAGAACTACCGCAAGAACCAGGACGACCGGCCGCAGGGGCAGGCGCTGGCCCCCACCACGTTCGTGGCGCGCAACCTGTTCGAGATGACGCCCGAGATGCTGATCGCCGACGGCGTGGCCGACAAGTGGCTGGTGGATCCCCCGCGCGAGGGGGCCTTCGCGCTCGCCAAGGCCCTGGCCGACATCCACCAGGCACGCATCGGTACGGAAGATGCGCCGGCGCTGCCCGCTTCGGCCGAGGGCTGGACGCCGCCGCAGCGCATCGTCTATGTGAGCTGCAATCCGGCCACGCTGGCGCGCGACGCAGGGCTGCTGGTGCACCAGGCGGGCTACCGCTGCGTGGCGGCCGGGGTGGTGAACATGTTCCCCCACACGGCGCACGTCGAGAGCATGGCGGTGTTCGAGCGCGCCTGA
- the hemP gene encoding hemin uptake protein HemP, translated as MHASLTALSPSAAFFGAPGSDRQAEAHGRAAPSAPAVDSSELLKGQKTVAIFHNGSIYRLQATKLGKLILTK; from the coding sequence ATGCACGCCAGCCTGACCGCCCTGTCCCCTTCCGCAGCCTTCTTCGGCGCCCCGGGCTCCGACCGGCAGGCCGAGGCCCACGGGCGCGCGGCGCCTTCGGCCCCCGCGGTGGACAGCAGCGAACTGCTCAAGGGGCAGAAGACCGTGGCGATCTTCCACAACGGCTCCATCTACCGCCTGCAGGCCACGAAGCTCGGCAAGCTGATCCTCACCAAATAG